The DNA region CAGCATGGGGCAGAGGATAAGGGTATCTCTCGCCACTGCACTAATCAACGGACCTGAACTAATTGCTGTAGATGAATCATTCTCGAATCTAGATGATAAGGAGACCGTATTATCGTGGATCAAAACATACGCGCGCCAGAACAGGATAGATATCCTGTTCGTTACTCAGGACAGAAGCGATCTGGACACCGCTGATCATGCCTACGAGATGTCCCTAGGGAAAACTGAAAAAATATTCTGAGCCTGAAAAGATCATGCCAGGATCGAAAAAACACTTTTGTGAGATTCCTAGGAAATCTTATTTATAGATTGGAAGTATAGCGCCGCAATGGACAGGATTCCTGCCTTTTTTTACAGATTTCTGGCTTCAAGGATGCTAGTGAGCGTACAGATGAACGCTTTTATTATCTTTTTCCTGTGGCTGATAGTTGAGGACTATAATTCTGTATTCCTTGCGGGAATGACTTCCGTTGTTTACCTTGCAGTGGAAATAGTCGCGTCGATACCTATCGGACATCTTATTGATCGGGTAAACAGCACCGTTATCAGTGCAGTCTCATCTGTTATTGCAGCTGTTGGTCCGGCGCTTCTTTTTTTCGGTTACTCCTTGCCAATAATATACGCCGCCACGGCCTTCATTACTCTTGGCCTGACCATGAAGGGTGACAGTTTTTCGGCTACCATAAAGAAGCACTTATCCGAGGACCAGTTCATTGCCGGCAACTCTAGGAATCAGGCGGCAAGCTTTGCGTCCACTCTCACTGGCACTGTGTTGGGTGGTGCCGCAATAATATTCTTCAGCGGATACATGTCTTACGTTCTGCTGGCCATCAGCCTCGCTTCAATAGGATCTTCCATGCCAATTAAAGAGAAGAGAGAGAAACCCTCAGGGGGTGTTATTAAGGAAATGGCTGGCGCAATAGGGTTTTACAGGAAAATACTTGGCTTTGTTATTATAGCTTTCATTATAAATGGACTTTTTGAATCACTGGACGTTTATTCCTCCGGGTTGTTTCATATTGTTCTGAAAACAAGTCCAATATATTATACGCTGTTCATAGCTTCGATATCTATTGGCGGCATCATCGGGGCTGTACCAGCCAGCCGTATGAAGCAAAGGCGTAACAGCGCCGTAATCATCTCCTTGATGGTTTTTCTTTATGCTCCTCTGTTCTTAATTTTGAGCATTAACCGGAACCCCATAATAGATGTGATAGACGCGTTAACCATTGGAATATTTCTCTCCCTCATTAACGTCCCGCTACAGAGCAAGCTCATGAAGATAATTCCAAGAAATATCTATGGGAAGATAATGGCATTTCTTAGGATATTCATCTCTGGATCAACCCCTGTGATGGCTGTAATTTTCTCTTCGGTTTCACTCCTTGACCCCGTAAATGTGATCCTCTTTTATATTGGAATTTTACTGTTCCCAATTACTATTCTTGCGTTCGCCGTGCTGC from Thermoplasmataceae archaeon includes:
- a CDS encoding MFS transporter, with product MDRIPAFFYRFLASRMLVSVQMNAFIIFFLWLIVEDYNSVFLAGMTSVVYLAVEIVASIPIGHLIDRVNSTVISAVSSVIAAVGPALLFFGYSLPIIYAATAFITLGLTMKGDSFSATIKKHLSEDQFIAGNSRNQAASFASTLTGTVLGGAAIIFFSGYMSYVLLAISLASIGSSMPIKEKREKPSGGVIKEMAGAIGFYRKILGFVIIAFIINGLFESLDVYSSGLFHIVLKTSPIYYTLFIASISIGGIIGAVPASRMKQRRNSAVIISLMVFLYAPLFLILSINRNPIIDVIDALTIGIFLSLINVPLQSKLMKIIPRNIYGKIMAFLRIFISGSTPVMAVIFSSVSLLDPVNVILFYIGILLFPITILAFAVLPGFMRLETSDSLESVVA